A single genomic interval of Romboutsia ilealis harbors:
- a CDS encoding HAD family hydrolase has protein sequence MKKAIFLDIDGTLIDCMGGIKDITPNVKKAIKKVQEKGDYVFISTGRPFALLDEKILNFGFDGFILSNGAHVIINNETIYSEPIEKEFIKNIVTQLENNNIQYILQGELYSYMKESCKDFYKYYDEIGVNRTYFKDEFNIEEIDVHKFEMLCPNDEIKELCLSLIKINPECDYFSSVNKSAVEVYLKKNTKGSAILKAIDFLDIKIENTYAFGDGKNDIEMLSTVGCGIAMGNASDEVKKYSNKITDTVQNDGVAKGIEQYVYTN, from the coding sequence ATGAAAAAAGCAATTTTTTTAGATATAGATGGAACATTAATAGATTGTATGGGTGGAATAAAAGATATTACTCCTAATGTAAAAAAGGCAATAAAAAAAGTTCAAGAAAAAGGAGACTATGTTTTTATATCTACAGGAAGACCTTTTGCACTTTTAGATGAAAAGATATTAAATTTTGGATTTGATGGATTTATTTTATCAAACGGGGCACATGTAATAATAAATAATGAAACTATTTATAGTGAACCTATAGAAAAAGAATTTATTAAAAATATAGTTACACAACTTGAAAATAACAACATACAGTATATACTTCAAGGAGAGCTATATTCATATATGAAAGAAAGTTGTAAGGATTTTTATAAGTATTATGATGAAATAGGTGTTAATAGAACGTATTTTAAAGATGAGTTTAATATTGAAGAAATTGACGTTCATAAATTTGAAATGCTATGTCCAAATGATGAAATTAAAGAACTATGCTTATCATTGATCAAAATTAACCCAGAATGTGATTATTTTAGTAGTGTAAATAAAAGTGCTGTTGAAGTATATTTAAAGAAAAATACTAAGGGAAGTGCAATATTGAAAGCTATAGATTTTTTAGACATTAAAATAGAAAACACTTATGCTTTCGGTGATGGTAAAAATGATATTGAGATGCTATCAACTGTAGGATGTGGAATAGCTATGGGGAATGCTAGTGATGAGGTTAAAAAATATTCAAATAAAATAACAGACACAGTTCAAAATGATGGAGTAGCAAAAGGCATAGAACAGTATGTTTATACGAATTAA